The following are encoded together in the Dickeya lacustris genome:
- a CDS encoding 1,4-dihydroxy-2-naphthoate polyprenyltransferase, giving the protein MTQLTHSSKTQAWLDSLRPKTLPLAFASIVTGTAIAFWHGSFKPGVALLTLITAGLLQILSNLANDYGDAVKGSDKPDRLGPLRGIQTGAISLPELRRALFITVALTAVAGSALVVLACEKPVDIVVFLSLGVLAILAAITYTVGNKPYGYIGLGDISVLIFFGWLSVAGSYYLQTGYFDTIVILPATACGLLAVAVLNINNLRDIDSDRENGKNTLAVRLGAHKARRYHMLLLMTAPVCLALFATLYLHTLAGWMFILALPLLVHQGRYVMRETAAFSMRPMLEKTVKGALLTNLLFAVGVLLS; this is encoded by the coding sequence ATGACCCAACTGACACATAGCAGTAAAACCCAAGCCTGGTTAGACAGCCTGCGGCCTAAAACGCTACCGCTCGCCTTCGCTTCGATTGTAACCGGTACAGCGATTGCTTTCTGGCACGGCAGCTTTAAGCCCGGTGTCGCATTGCTAACGCTGATTACCGCCGGACTGTTGCAAATTTTATCCAATCTGGCTAACGACTATGGCGATGCCGTAAAAGGCAGCGACAAACCCGATCGCCTGGGCCCATTGCGAGGCATTCAAACCGGTGCCATCAGCCTGCCGGAGTTACGCCGGGCGTTATTCATCACCGTAGCGCTCACCGCTGTTGCAGGCAGCGCGCTGGTGGTACTGGCGTGCGAAAAACCCGTGGATATTGTGGTGTTCCTGTCTCTGGGCGTGTTGGCGATTCTGGCGGCGATTACCTATACCGTCGGTAACAAGCCCTATGGCTATATCGGGCTTGGCGATATCTCGGTACTGATTTTCTTTGGCTGGTTAAGCGTTGCCGGTTCCTATTACCTGCAAACCGGCTACTTCGACACCATCGTCATTCTGCCCGCAACCGCCTGCGGCCTGCTGGCGGTTGCTGTATTAAATATCAATAACCTGCGTGATATTGACAGCGACAGAGAGAATGGCAAAAACACGCTGGCCGTGCGCCTCGGCGCGCATAAAGCGCGTCGTTACCATATGCTGCTGTTAATGACCGCACCGGTTTGTCTGGCGCTGTTCGCCACGCTGTACCTGCATACGCTGGCAGGCTGGATGTTTATTCTGGCCCTGCCGCTTTTGGTACATCAGGGGCGCTATGTGATGCGCGAGACAGCCGCATTCAGCATGCGTCCCATGCTGGAGAAAACCGTTAAAGGCGCGTTGCTAACCAACCTGCTGTTCGCCGTCGGCGTGTTATTGAGTTGA
- the hslV gene encoding ATP-dependent protease subunit HslV, giving the protein MTTIVSIRRNGLVVIGGDGQATLGNTVMKGNVRKVRRLYNDKVIAGFAGGTADAFTLFELFERKLELHQGHLVKAAVELAKDWRTDRMLRRLEALLAVADENASLIITGNGDVIQPENDLIAIGSGGPYAQAAARALLENTDLNAREIVEKSLGIAGDICIYTNQFHTIEELASKA; this is encoded by the coding sequence AATCGGCGGTGACGGCCAGGCCACATTAGGCAACACCGTAATGAAAGGGAATGTGCGCAAAGTGCGCCGCCTGTATAACGACAAAGTGATTGCCGGATTCGCTGGCGGCACTGCGGATGCCTTTACCCTGTTTGAATTGTTCGAGCGTAAGCTGGAATTACATCAGGGCCATCTGGTGAAAGCGGCGGTGGAGCTGGCGAAAGACTGGCGTACTGACCGCATGCTACGGCGTCTGGAGGCTTTGCTGGCTGTCGCGGATGAAAATGCCTCGCTGATCATTACCGGTAATGGTGATGTGATTCAGCCGGAAAACGACCTGATCGCCATTGGCTCCGGCGGCCCTTATGCACAGGCCGCCGCCCGCGCCCTGCTGGAGAACACCGACTTGAACGCCCGTGAGATTGTCGAGAAATCTCTGGGTATTGCCGGTGATATCTGTATTTATACCAACCAGTTCCACACGATTGAAGAATTAGCCTCCAAGGCGTAA
- the hslU gene encoding HslU--HslV peptidase ATPase subunit, whose amino-acid sequence MSEMTPREIVSELDSYIIGQHQAKRAVAIALRNRWRRMQLEESLRHEVTPKNILMIGPTGVGKTEIARRLAKLANAPFIKVEATKFTEVGYVGKEVDSIIRDLTDVAVKMVRQQAMEKNRHRAEELAEERILDVLIPPAKNNWGQPEESNEPSAARQAFRKKLREGQLDDKEIEIELAAAPVGVEIMAPPGMEEMTNQLQSMFQNLAGQKQKSRKVKIREAFKQLVEEEAAKLVNPEELKQQSIEAVEQHGIVFIDEIDKICKRGESSGPDVSREGVQRDLLPLVEGCTVSTKHGMVKTDHILFIASGAFQVASPSDLIPELQGRLPIRVELQALTTEDFERILTEPSASLTRQYQALMATEGVSIAFTPDGISRIAQAAWQVNERTENIGARRLHTVLERLIEDVSYGASEMNGQTVTIDADYVSRHLDELVADEDLSRFIL is encoded by the coding sequence ATGTCTGAAATGACTCCGCGCGAAATTGTCAGCGAGCTTGATAGCTATATCATCGGCCAACATCAGGCAAAGCGGGCTGTCGCCATCGCCTTGCGTAATCGCTGGCGCCGTATGCAACTCGAAGAGAGCCTGCGCCATGAAGTCACGCCCAAAAACATTCTGATGATAGGGCCGACCGGGGTGGGTAAAACCGAAATCGCCCGCCGTCTCGCCAAGCTGGCTAACGCGCCGTTTATCAAGGTGGAAGCGACAAAATTCACGGAAGTGGGTTATGTGGGTAAAGAAGTTGATTCCATTATTCGTGATTTGACCGATGTTGCGGTCAAAATGGTGCGCCAGCAGGCCATGGAGAAAAACCGCCATCGCGCGGAAGAACTGGCAGAAGAACGCATTCTGGATGTGCTCATTCCGCCAGCCAAGAATAACTGGGGGCAGCCGGAAGAGAGCAACGAGCCTTCCGCCGCGCGCCAGGCTTTTCGCAAGAAATTGCGCGAAGGTCAGTTGGACGATAAAGAGATAGAAATCGAGCTGGCGGCCGCTCCTGTTGGGGTGGAAATCATGGCACCGCCGGGCATGGAAGAGATGACCAATCAGTTACAGTCCATGTTCCAGAATCTGGCGGGTCAGAAACAAAAAAGCCGCAAGGTCAAAATCCGCGAAGCCTTCAAACAGTTAGTGGAAGAAGAAGCCGCCAAGCTGGTGAACCCGGAAGAGCTGAAACAGCAGTCTATCGAGGCCGTAGAGCAGCACGGTATTGTCTTCATCGATGAAATCGACAAAATCTGTAAGCGTGGTGAAAGCTCAGGCCCGGATGTGTCCCGCGAAGGGGTACAGCGTGACCTGCTGCCGCTGGTTGAAGGTTGTACGGTCTCGACCAAACACGGCATGGTGAAAACTGACCATATCCTGTTTATTGCCTCCGGCGCATTCCAGGTCGCCAGCCCGTCAGATTTGATCCCGGAATTGCAGGGTCGCTTGCCGATTCGTGTTGAATTGCAGGCTCTGACGACAGAGGATTTCGAACGCATTCTGACCGAGCCCAGCGCATCGCTCACCCGCCAATATCAGGCACTGATGGCAACAGAAGGCGTCAGCATTGCGTTCACGCCGGACGGTATTAGCCGAATCGCTCAAGCCGCCTGGCAGGTCAATGAGCGCACAGAAAACATTGGGGCGCGCCGTTTGCATACCGTTTTGGAGCGTTTAATCGAAGATGTGTCCTACGGTGCCAGTGAAATGAACGGCCAAACCGTGACCATTGATGCAGATTATGTGAGTCGTCACCTTGACGAGTTGGTAGCAGATGAAGATCTGAGCCGATTTATCTTATAA